From the Lolium rigidum isolate FL_2022 chromosome 2, APGP_CSIRO_Lrig_0.1, whole genome shotgun sequence genome, one window contains:
- the LOC124692956 gene encoding transcription factor BHLH089-like isoform X2, with protein MAHIGGGGPLSSGRGQQQETSVVESHFQGLLGDVMVDDDRYRALCGAFGYLQQQEWPDLSSACYAGFGAPVPGVAQETSNGGNSFSCSGSASSGGGNSRKRKPDAHADAKTLSQGDCKRTRGKQQQLCDPDQNAGKGKPERPRPCTRKKPEVATAGERTDYIHVRARRGQATDSHSLAERVRRERISERMRYLQELVPGCDKVAGKAGMLDEIINYVQSLQKQVEFLSMKIAASNPVVNFNIVDDLFGGRRPSPAMALPLHGQLDPSCLQMSAMQQMQHPQAAAFGLEMLVGNQCPPAQSAAATPASVSAGASVESCLDVNGAAAWGIGSQNLFAGFDAQFQSVQSDCLLDSLKMEM; from the exons ATGGCGCACATCGGCGGCGGTGGTCCGCTATCTTCCGGGAGGGGTCAACAGCAGGAGACGTCCGTCGTGGAGAGCCATTTCCAGGGCTTGCTCGGCGACGTGATGGTCGACGACGACAGGTACCGCGCATTGTGCGGCGCGTTCGGTTACCTGCAGCAGCAGGAGTGGCCGGACCTGAGCAGCGCGTGCTACGCCGGCTTCGGTGCGCCGGTGCCGGGTGTGGCACAGGAGACCAGCAACGGCGGCAACTCCTTCTCCTGCAGCGGCAGcgccagcagcggcggcggcaactCCAGGAAGAGAAAACCAGACGCGCATGCCGACGCAAAG ACTCTGTCCCAGGGTGACTGCAAGAGGACCAGAGGGAAGCAGCAGCAGCTCTGTGATCCTGATCAGAATGCAGGTAAAGGGAAGCCGGAGAGGCCCAGGCCGTGCACCAGGAAGAAGCCGGAGGTGGCGACCGCCGGCGAGAGGACCGACTACATCCACGTCAGGGCACGCCGTGGGCAGGCCACGGACAGCCACAGCCTCGCCGAGCGGGTGAGGAGGGAGCGGATCAGCGAGCGGATGCGGTACCTGCAGGAGCTGGTGCCCGGCTGCGACAAGGTCGCCGGCAAGGCCGGCATGCTCGACGAGATCATCAACTACGTCCAGTCCCTCCAGAAGCAAGTCGAG TTCCTGTCCATGAAGATCGCAGCCTCCAATCCGGTGGTGAACTTCAACATCGTCGACGACCTCTTCGGCGGCAGGCGTCCGAGCCCTGCCATGGCGCTGCCGCTACACGGACAGCTCGACCCGTCCTGCCTCCAGATGAGCGCCATGCAGCAGATGCAGCACCCGCAAGCTGCAGCGTTCGGGCTGGAGATGCTCGTCGGCAACCAGTGCCCGCCGGCACAGAGCGCGGCTGCCACGCCGGCGTCGGTGTCGGCCGGCGCGTCGGTCGAGTCATGCCTCGAC GTGAACGGAGCTGCTGCTTGGGGCATTGGCTCCCAGAATTTGTTCGCTGGGTTTGATGCACAGTTCCAGTCAGTACAAA GCGATTGTTTGCTAGACAGCCTCAAAATGGAAATGTGA
- the LOC124692956 gene encoding transcription factor bHLH63-like isoform X1, translated as MAHIGGGGPLSSGRGQQQETSVVESHFQGLLGDVMVDDDRYRALCGAFGYLQQQEWPDLSSACYAGFGAPVPGVAQETSNGGNSFSCSGSASSGGGNSRKRKPDAHADAKKTLSQGDCKRTRGKQQQLCDPDQNAGKGKPERPRPCTRKKPEVATAGERTDYIHVRARRGQATDSHSLAERVRRERISERMRYLQELVPGCDKVAGKAGMLDEIINYVQSLQKQVEFLSMKIAASNPVVNFNIVDDLFGGRRPSPAMALPLHGQLDPSCLQMSAMQQMQHPQAAAFGLEMLVGNQCPPAQSAAATPASVSAGASVESCLDVNGAAAWGIGSQNLFAGFDAQFQSVQSDCLLDSLKMEM; from the exons ATGGCGCACATCGGCGGCGGTGGTCCGCTATCTTCCGGGAGGGGTCAACAGCAGGAGACGTCCGTCGTGGAGAGCCATTTCCAGGGCTTGCTCGGCGACGTGATGGTCGACGACGACAGGTACCGCGCATTGTGCGGCGCGTTCGGTTACCTGCAGCAGCAGGAGTGGCCGGACCTGAGCAGCGCGTGCTACGCCGGCTTCGGTGCGCCGGTGCCGGGTGTGGCACAGGAGACCAGCAACGGCGGCAACTCCTTCTCCTGCAGCGGCAGcgccagcagcggcggcggcaactCCAGGAAGAGAAAACCAGACGCGCATGCCGACGCAAAG AAGACTCTGTCCCAGGGTGACTGCAAGAGGACCAGAGGGAAGCAGCAGCAGCTCTGTGATCCTGATCAGAATGCAGGTAAAGGGAAGCCGGAGAGGCCCAGGCCGTGCACCAGGAAGAAGCCGGAGGTGGCGACCGCCGGCGAGAGGACCGACTACATCCACGTCAGGGCACGCCGTGGGCAGGCCACGGACAGCCACAGCCTCGCCGAGCGGGTGAGGAGGGAGCGGATCAGCGAGCGGATGCGGTACCTGCAGGAGCTGGTGCCCGGCTGCGACAAGGTCGCCGGCAAGGCCGGCATGCTCGACGAGATCATCAACTACGTCCAGTCCCTCCAGAAGCAAGTCGAG TTCCTGTCCATGAAGATCGCAGCCTCCAATCCGGTGGTGAACTTCAACATCGTCGACGACCTCTTCGGCGGCAGGCGTCCGAGCCCTGCCATGGCGCTGCCGCTACACGGACAGCTCGACCCGTCCTGCCTCCAGATGAGCGCCATGCAGCAGATGCAGCACCCGCAAGCTGCAGCGTTCGGGCTGGAGATGCTCGTCGGCAACCAGTGCCCGCCGGCACAGAGCGCGGCTGCCACGCCGGCGTCGGTGTCGGCCGGCGCGTCGGTCGAGTCATGCCTCGAC GTGAACGGAGCTGCTGCTTGGGGCATTGGCTCCCAGAATTTGTTCGCTGGGTTTGATGCACAGTTCCAGTCAGTACAAA GCGATTGTTTGCTAGACAGCCTCAAAATGGAAATGTGA